The Vicia villosa cultivar HV-30 ecotype Madison, WI linkage group LG1, Vvil1.0, whole genome shotgun sequence genome includes a region encoding these proteins:
- the LOC131640484 gene encoding 3-epi-6-deoxocathasterone 23-monooxygenase CYP90C1-like: MGWIIGLCSFMSIFLVSWWILCMKKKENRVMMENNKKKGKVPKGNKGWPLLGETLDFIACGYTSNPLSFMEKRKSLYGNVFKTSILGSGVIVSTDPEINKVILQNQGNIFIPAYPKSIRELMGENSILQMNGNMHRKLHSLLGGFLRSPQFKARITKDIQQSVKQCLATWTHHQPIYVQDQVKKITFTILVKVLMSIDPGEDLSILKREFEEFIKGLICLPIKFPGTRLYKSLKAKERMMKIVQRIIEERNDNKHRDCVANDVVDVLLEDNKGELKKMSENIIEMMIPGEETLPTAMTMAVKFLSDSPLALSKLLEENMELKRNKNCSDDYAWTDYLSLQFTQNVINETLRMSNIVNAIWRKSIKDVDIKGYLIPKDWCVVASLTSVHLDDINYEKPFEFDPWRWEKIEGGNRNNCFTPFGGGQRLCPGIELSRLELSIFLHHLVTTYRWVAERDEIIYFPTVKMKKKLPISVTPLTPN; encoded by the exons ATGGGATGGATCATAGGACTATGTTCTTTTATGAGTATTTTCTTAGTATCTTGGTGGATTTTATGtatgaagaagaaagaaaatagagTGATGATGGAGAATAACAAGAAGAAAGGAAAAGTTCCAAAAGGAAACAAAGGTTGGCCTTTACTAGGAGAGACTCTTGATTTCATTGCTTGTGGATACACCTCTAATCCTCTTAGCTTCATGGAAAAACGCAAGTCTTT ATATGGTAATGTGTTTAAGACAAGCATATTAGGGAGTGGTGTGATTGTGTCAACCGATCCAGAGATAAACAAAGTGATTCTACAAAATCAAGGCAACATTTTCATTCCTGCTTATCCAAAATCAATTAGAGAATTAATGGGAGAAAACTCAATACTTCAAATGAATGGGAACATGCATAGGAAACTTCATTCACTTCTTGGAGGTTTTCTTCGTTCTCCACAATTCAAAGCTCGAATCACAAAAGATATTCAGCAATCTGTTAAACAATGTTTGGCTACTTGGACCCATCATCAACCAATATATGTTCAAGATCAAGTTAAAAAG ATTACTTTTActattttggtgaaagttctaaTGAGCATTGATCCCGGTGAAGATTTATCCATATTGAAGAGAGAATTTGAAGAGTTCATCAAAGGCTTAATTTGCTTGCCCATCAAGTTTCCTGGAACAAGACTATACAAATCCTTGAAG GCCAAGGAGAGAATGATGAAGATAGTTCAAAGGATAATAGAGGAAAGGAATGATAATAAACATAGGGATTGTGTGGCAAATGATGTAGTGGATGTACTTTTAGAAGATAATAAAGGTGAGTTGAAGAAAATGAGTGAGAATATAATTGAGATGATGATTCCTGGTGAAGAAACTCTTCCTACTGCTATGACCATGGCTGTCAAGTTTCTTAGTGACTCTCCTCTTGCTCTATCCAAATTACTG GAAGAGAACATGGAATTAAAGAGAAACAAGAATTGTTCCGATGATTATGCATGGACTGATTACTTGTCACTGCAATTCACTCAAAAT GTAATCAATGAAACTCTTAGAATGTCAAATATTGTGAATGCTATTTGGAGAAAATCTATCAAAGATGTAGATATTAAag GATACCTAATTCCTAAGGATTGGTGTGTTGTGGCTTCTCTTACATCAGTTCATTTAGATGACATCAACTACGAAAAgccttttgaatttgatccatggAGATGGGAG aaaattgaaggtggGAATAGAAACAATTGTTTTACACCATTTGGTGGTGGACAAAGATTATGTCCAGGGATAGAACTCTCTAGGCTAGAGCTCTCTATTTTTCTTCACCATCTAGTTACAACTTACAG ATGGGTTGCTGAGAGGGATGAAATTATTTACTTTCCAACAgtaaagatgaaaaagaaactcCCAATTAGTGTGACACCATTAACACCTAATTGA